Proteins co-encoded in one Octopus bimaculoides isolate UCB-OBI-ISO-001 chromosome 9, ASM119413v2, whole genome shotgun sequence genomic window:
- the LOC106868028 gene encoding uncharacterized protein LOC106868028, which translates to MWNQNLQGGYVPSSCKTVDRQLVSFRGHCPFRVHIPSKPGKSAIKIWTICDSETSYVWKMQIYTGKDPVKRRETNQGSRVVEDLVKELENTGCNITCDNYFTSLGLVLKLLRKKTTLVGTIRKNRVEPPSDFTNRKQ; encoded by the coding sequence atgtggAATCAGAATTTGCAAGGTGGATATGTTCCAAGTTCATGCAAAACAGTTGATAGACAATTAGTTTCATTCAGAGGGCACTGCCCATTCCGGGTACATATTCCTTCAAAACCAGGGAAATCTGCCATTAAAATTTGGACAATATGCGACAGTGAAACATCTTATGTCTGGAAAATGCAAATCTACACTGGAAAAGATCCAGTAAAAAGGAGAGAGACAAATCAAGGTTCAAGAGTTGTTGAAGACctagtaaaagaacttgaaaatactGGTTGCAATATAACTTGTGATAATTATTTTACAAGTCTAGGATTGGTTCTAAAGCTGCTTAGAAAGAAAACTACTTTAGttggaacaattagaaagaacagaGTTGAACCTCCAAGTGATTTCACGAATAGAAAACAATGA